A genomic region of Trifolium pratense cultivar HEN17-A07 linkage group LG3, ARS_RC_1.1, whole genome shotgun sequence contains the following coding sequences:
- the LOC123914949 gene encoding uncharacterized protein LOC123914949, which translates to MTTTPTAPNTQPSSTNDQSVASSARITRAKQHQLGIGGNVRGCQKTPEDVKKKLQEAEDKKKAAKMAKSGEVNENPDDMAALQEISRIRSGKRQSEEETMLPPQKKNTTKGPLDAMYYKKPEDPIGKGKQTSINDAFDKDARAKCCQYIARFFYRNGIAFNVAHSKSFKLVIEAICNYGAHLKPPRYHELRVPMLKEELRLTHEMLESNRKEQAKYGCSIMSDGWTDTKGRTLINFLVNCPAGTMFVKSVDASAYMKTGQKLYELLDSFVEEVGESNVVQLVTDNGSNYVLAGKHLQLSRPKIFWTPCAAHCLDLMLEDIGKIPRVDKVIKKGISIVGFIYNHSLVLNLMREKLESELVRNGVTRFATTFLTLQRLHNLKAKIRTMFTSEEWSKLNASKELKGKKIAAIVLQVSFWDDVAFALRAMGPLVKVLRLVDNEKKPAMGSIYQAMVEAKENIMNNFNNNESKYKQVIDIVERRWSIQLHHPLHAVGHYLNPKYFYSNPLIENDGKLLDGLYACNDKLSASAEVVDEIRGELAKYRMGEDHFGRSAAVRQREKIAAAEWWKRYGANTPNLQLLAIKILSLTCSSSRCERNWSAFEHIYSKKRNRLEHQKLQDLVFIKYNQNLKERYDSDDVIDPVVLDNEIDSSNEWLLGDEVEAQPDLVFDGDDLSWLDVDIASGAAKPTINTRKQVALQQKKAATPAPRPPQHSASSSRTNPKRKAVKAATVVIDEFDGGTYVGDGDDDEEDEVHDEEESSGG; encoded by the exons ATGACGACAACTCCTACTGCTCCTAATACTCAACCATCATCAACCAATGATCAATCAGTTGCCTCTTCAGCTA GAATTACTAGGGCCAAGCAACATCAGTTAGGAATAGGAGGAAATGTGAGAGGTTGCCAAAAAACACCTGAAGATGTTAAAAAGAAGTTACAGGAGGCTGAAGACAAGAAAAAGGCTGCCAAGATGGCCAAGTCAGGTGAAGTGAATGAAAATCCTGATGACATGGCGGCGCTACAAGAAATTTCAAGGATTCGAAGTGGAAAAAGGCAGTCTGAAGAGGAGACTATGTTGCCGCCTCAAAAGAAGAACACAACAAAAGGTCCCTTGGATGCAATGTACTATAAAAAACCAGAGGATCCTATAGGAAAAGGAAAGCAGACAAGCATCAATGATGCCTTTGATAAGGATGCAAGAGCAAAATGTTGCCAATACATAGCTCGTTTCTTTTATCGGAACGGAATTGCTTTTAATGTTGCACATTCAAAAAGCTTCAAACTGGTGATTGAAGCAATATGTAATTATGGTGCACATTTGAAGCCTCCAAGGTACCATGAGTTGAGGGTTCCGATGCTTAAAGAAGAGTTGAGACTTACACATGAGATGTTGGAAAGTAACAGGAAAGAGCAAGCAAAATATGGTTGTTCCATAATGTCTGATGGTTGGACTGATACAAAGGGAAGAACATTgatcaattttttggtcaattGTCCGGCAGGAACAATGTTTGTTAAAAGTGTTGATGCTTCTGCATACATGAAAACCGGACAAAAGTTGTATGAGCTGCTGGACAGTTTTGTTGAGGAGGTTGGTGAAAGTAATGTTGTGCAGCTTGTTACCGACAATGGAAGCAATTATGTGTTGGCCG GTAAACATCTGCAATTGTCAAGACCAAAAATATTTTGGACTCCGTGTGCTGCCCACTGTTTAGACCTGATGCTAGAAGATATTGGAAAAATTCCAAGAGTTGATAAGGTTATTAAAAAAGGAATTAGTATTGTGGGCTTCATTTACAACCATTCTTTGGTTTTGAACTTAATGAGGGAGAAGTTGGAAAGTGAGTTGGTTAGAAATGGAGTCACAAGGTTTGCCACAACCTTTCTTACTTTGCAAAGATTGCACAATCTAAAGGCAAAAATCAGAACCATGTTCACTTCAGAAGAATGGTCGAAATTGAATGCAAGTAAggaattgaaaggaaaaaagatAGCTGCTATTGTACTTCAAGTGTCTTTTTGGGATGATGTTGCTTTTGCTCTTAGGGCAATGGGGCCTCTTGTAAAAGTACTCAGGCTTGTTGATAATGAAAAAAAGCCTGCAATGGGTAGCATCTATCAGGCAATGGTGGAAGCCAAGGAGAATATCATGAACAACTTCAACAACAATGAAAGCAAGTACAAACAAGTCATTGATATTGTTGAAAGAAGATGGAGTATTCAACTTCATCATCCATTGCATGCAGTTGGGCATTACTTAAATCCGAAGTACTTTTATAGCAACCCACTGATTGAGAATGATGGTAAGTTGTTGGATGGCCTGTATGCATGCAATGATAAGCTCTCTGCAAGTGCTGAAGTTGTTGATGAGATCCGTGGAGAATTGGCAAAATATAGAATGGGTGAGGATCATTTTGGAAGGAGTGCAGCAGTAAGGCAAAGAGAAAAGATAGCTGCCG CTGAGTGGTGGAAGAGATATGGAGCAAATACACCAAATTTGCAGCTCCTTGCTATTAAAATATTGAGTCTGACATGTAGCTCATCGAGGTGTGAACGGAATTGGAGTGCTTTTGAGCAT atTTACTCGAAGAAGAGAAATAGGCTTGAACATCAAAAGTTGCAAGACTTGGTTTTTATCAAGTATAACCAAAATCTGAAAGAACGCTACGACAGCGATGATGTAATTGATCCTGTGGTCTTGGATAATGAAATTGACAGTAGTAATGAATGGTTGTTGGGAGATGAAGTTGAAGCACAACCTGATTTGGTGTTTGATGGTGATGATTTGTCTTGGCTAGATGTTGATATTGCAAGTGGTGCTGCTAAGCCTACAATCAACACTAGGAAGCAAGTAGCATTGCAGCAGAAGAAAGCAGCAACACCTGCACCTAGGCCTCCACAACATTCAGCTTCTTCATCTAGGACTAATCCAAAAAGAAAAGCTGTGAAAGCAGCAACAGTAGTGATTGATGAATTTGATGGTGGAACATATGTTGGAGATGgagatgatgatgaagaggatgaAGTGCATGATGAAGAGGAATCAAGTGGTGGATGA
- the LOC123913844 gene encoding phosphoethanolamine N-methyltransferase-like isoform X2, giving the protein MANCNSEAMTQGVVVEVKEDEREVQRSYWKEHCTDLSVESMMLDSNASNLDKEERPEVLSLLPEFEGKSVLELGAGIGRFTCELAQKAGQLLAVDFIESAIKKNENTNGHYKNVKFMCADVTSPNLHISEGSVDLIFSNWLLMYLSDEEVKKLAERMVKWLKVDGYIFFRESCFHQSGDSKRRYNPTHYREPRFYTKVFKECHISDENGNSFELSLVGCKCIGAYVRNKKNQNQICWIWQKVKSQDDRGFQRFLDSVEYNHKDILLYEHVYGQGFVSTGGLETTREIVAKLGLKQGQKVLDVGCGIGGGDFYMAENFDVEVVAIDLSINMISLAIERAIGLKYSVEFECVDCTKKSYPENTFDVIYTRDALLHIKDKPTLFRSFYKWLKPGGTLLITDYCKSVGSLSLEYTEYIRKRGYYIHDMKSYYQMLENAGFDDVIVEDQTNLFLKTLQMELNALENKKVDFIDDFCEDDYNEIVERWKAKQMRGVAGEQIWGLFIAKKK; this is encoded by the exons ATGGCTAACTGTAATTCTGAAGCAATGACACAAgg TGTTGTTGTAGAAGTAAAAGAAGATGAACGTGAAGTACAGAGAAGTTACTGGAAAGAGCATTGTACAGATTTGTCTGTTGAGTCAATGATGCTCGATTCCAACGCCTCAAATCTCGACAAAGAAGAAAGACCAGAA GTACTCTCCCTATTACCAGAATTTGAAGGAAAATCAGTTTTAGAGCTTGGAGCAGGCATTGGAAGGTTTACATGTGAATTAGCTCAGAAAGCTGGACAATTGCTCGCAGTTGACTTCATTGAGAGTGCAATAAAGAAG AATGAAAATACCAATGGACACTACAAGAATGTCAAATTCATGTGTGCTGATGTCACATCCCCAAACTTGCATATTTCTGAAGGATCAGTTGatttaattttctcaaattgGTTACTCATGTATCTTTCAGATGAAGAG GTTAAAAAATTAGCTGAAAGAATGGTCAAATGGTTAAAAGTTGATGGATATATATTCTTTAGAGAATCTTGTTTCCACCAATCTGGAGATTCAAAGAGAAGATACAATCCAACTCACTATAGAGAACCCAGATTTTACACTAAG GTTTTTAAAGAGTGTCATATCAGTGATGAAAATGGGAACTCCTTTGAGCTCTCTCTTGTTGGCTGCAAATGCATTGGAGCATATGTTAGAAATAAGAAGAATCAAAATCag ATTTGCTGGATATGGCAAAAAGTTAAATCACAAGATGATAGAGGGTTCCAAAGGTTCTTAGATAGTGTTGAGTATAATCATAAAGATATCTTACTCTATGAACATGTTTATGGTCAAGGCTTTGTGAGCACAGGAGGACTTG AAACAACAAGGGAAATTGTGGCAAAGTTAGGACTAAAGCAAGGTCAAAAAGTACTGGATGTTGGTTGTGGTATAGGAGGAGGTGACTTTTACATGGCTGAAAATTTTGATGTTGAGGTTGTTGCCATTGACCTCTCCATAAACATGATTTCTCTAGCTATCGAACGCGCAATTGGACTCAAATATTCAGTAGAATTCGAATGTGTTGATTGCACTAAAAAATCGTATCCTGAGAACACATTCGATGTAATCTACACTCGTGACGCCTTGTTACACATAAAA GATAAACCAACATTATTCAGATCATTTTATAAGTGGTTGAAGCCTGGAGGTACACTTTTAATTACTGACTATTGCAAAAGTGTTGGAAGTCTTTCATTAGAATATACTGAGTACATAAGAAAGAGAGGATATTATATTCATGACATGAAATCATATTATCAG ATGCTTGAGAATGCTGGATTTGATGATGTCATTGTTGAGGATCAAACTAATTTG TTCTTGAAAACTCTACAAATGGAGTTAAATGCCCTTGAGAACAAGAAGGTTGATTTCATTGATGATTTCTGTGAG GATGACTACAATGAAATTGTTGAAAGATGGAAGGCTAAGCAGATGAGAGGTGTAGCTGGTGAGCAGATATGGGGCTTGTTCATTGCCAAGAAAAAATAA
- the LOC123913844 gene encoding phosphoethanolamine N-methyltransferase-like isoform X3, with the protein MANCNSEAMTQEVKEDEREVQRSYWKEHCTDLSVESMMLDSNASNLDKEERPEVLSLLPEFEGKSVLELGAGIGRFTCELAQKAGQLLAVDFIESAIKKNENTNGHYKNVKFMCADVTSPNLHISEGSVDLIFSNWLLMYLSDEEVKKLAERMVKWLKVDGYIFFRESCFHQSGDSKRRYNPTHYREPRFYTKVFKECHISDENGNSFELSLVGCKCIGAYVRNKKNQNQICWIWQKVKSQDDRGFQRFLDSVEYNHKDILLYEHVYGQGFVSTGGLETTREIVAKLGLKQGQKVLDVGCGIGGGDFYMAENFDVEVVAIDLSINMISLAIERAIGLKYSVEFECVDCTKKSYPENTFDVIYTRDALLHIKDKPTLFRSFYKWLKPGGTLLITDYCKSVGSLSLEYTEYIRKRGYYIHDMKSYYQMLENAGFDDVIVEDQTNLFLKTLQMELNALENKKVDFIDDFCEDDYNEIVERWKAKQMRGVAGEQIWGLFIAKKK; encoded by the exons ATGGCTAACTGTAATTCTGAAGCAATGACACAAg AAGTAAAAGAAGATGAACGTGAAGTACAGAGAAGTTACTGGAAAGAGCATTGTACAGATTTGTCTGTTGAGTCAATGATGCTCGATTCCAACGCCTCAAATCTCGACAAAGAAGAAAGACCAGAA GTACTCTCCCTATTACCAGAATTTGAAGGAAAATCAGTTTTAGAGCTTGGAGCAGGCATTGGAAGGTTTACATGTGAATTAGCTCAGAAAGCTGGACAATTGCTCGCAGTTGACTTCATTGAGAGTGCAATAAAGAAG AATGAAAATACCAATGGACACTACAAGAATGTCAAATTCATGTGTGCTGATGTCACATCCCCAAACTTGCATATTTCTGAAGGATCAGTTGatttaattttctcaaattgGTTACTCATGTATCTTTCAGATGAAGAG GTTAAAAAATTAGCTGAAAGAATGGTCAAATGGTTAAAAGTTGATGGATATATATTCTTTAGAGAATCTTGTTTCCACCAATCTGGAGATTCAAAGAGAAGATACAATCCAACTCACTATAGAGAACCCAGATTTTACACTAAG GTTTTTAAAGAGTGTCATATCAGTGATGAAAATGGGAACTCCTTTGAGCTCTCTCTTGTTGGCTGCAAATGCATTGGAGCATATGTTAGAAATAAGAAGAATCAAAATCag ATTTGCTGGATATGGCAAAAAGTTAAATCACAAGATGATAGAGGGTTCCAAAGGTTCTTAGATAGTGTTGAGTATAATCATAAAGATATCTTACTCTATGAACATGTTTATGGTCAAGGCTTTGTGAGCACAGGAGGACTTG AAACAACAAGGGAAATTGTGGCAAAGTTAGGACTAAAGCAAGGTCAAAAAGTACTGGATGTTGGTTGTGGTATAGGAGGAGGTGACTTTTACATGGCTGAAAATTTTGATGTTGAGGTTGTTGCCATTGACCTCTCCATAAACATGATTTCTCTAGCTATCGAACGCGCAATTGGACTCAAATATTCAGTAGAATTCGAATGTGTTGATTGCACTAAAAAATCGTATCCTGAGAACACATTCGATGTAATCTACACTCGTGACGCCTTGTTACACATAAAA GATAAACCAACATTATTCAGATCATTTTATAAGTGGTTGAAGCCTGGAGGTACACTTTTAATTACTGACTATTGCAAAAGTGTTGGAAGTCTTTCATTAGAATATACTGAGTACATAAGAAAGAGAGGATATTATATTCATGACATGAAATCATATTATCAG ATGCTTGAGAATGCTGGATTTGATGATGTCATTGTTGAGGATCAAACTAATTTG TTCTTGAAAACTCTACAAATGGAGTTAAATGCCCTTGAGAACAAGAAGGTTGATTTCATTGATGATTTCTGTGAG GATGACTACAATGAAATTGTTGAAAGATGGAAGGCTAAGCAGATGAGAGGTGTAGCTGGTGAGCAGATATGGGGCTTGTTCATTGCCAAGAAAAAATAA
- the LOC123913846 gene encoding vacuolar protein sorting-associated protein 26C, giving the protein MSVHLKLSRPNRIYRPSELLEGKVIVETQSSISHYGIRLTIKGSVNLQVRGGSAGVVESFYGVIKPIPIVKRTVEVKSSGKIGSGTTEIPFSLNLRQDENLEKFYETFHGADISIQYLVTVDISRGYLHKSLSATTEFIIQSDKGDLLQRPLSPEMVIFYITQDTQRHPLLPELKSGGFRVTGKICTQCSLSSPINGELTVEASAVAIQSIDIQLFRVESILHGEKIVTETSLIQTTQIADGDVCRKLVLPIYVILPRLLTCPTIFAGPFSIEFKVAIVISFQSELSKLHKKSDSRTPRLWLAMETLPLELVRTI; this is encoded by the exons ATGTCCGTTCACCTCAAACTCTCTCGTCCAAATCGTATCTATCGCCCTTCC GAACTTCTAGAAGGAAAAGTAATTGTAGAAACACAGTCTTCAATTTCCCACTATGGGATTCGTCTCACTATCAAAGGATCTGTCAATTTGCAG GTTCGTGGAGGTTCAGCTGGGGTTGTTGAGTCATTCTATGGAGTTATTAAGCCGATCCCTATTGT GAAAAGGACCGTTGAAGTTAAATCTTCTGGAAAGATTGGTTCGGGTACAACAGAG ATACCGTTTTCATTGAATCTTAGGCAGGATGAGAATTTAGAGAAGTTTTATGAGACTTTCCATGGTGCAGATATTAGTATCCAG TATTTAGTGACTGTAGATATATCTCGCGGATACTTGCATAAATCATTATCAGCAACGACGGAGTTCATTATTCAAAGTGATAAAG GTGATCTTCTACAACGACCACTTTCTCCAGAGATGGTCATCTTTTATATTACTCAGGACACTCAAAGACATCCACTGCTTCCCGAATTAAAATCCG GTGGATTTCGGGTGACGGGAAAAATCTGTACTCAGTGTTCTTTGTCTAGTCCTATTAATGGTGAACTAACTGTAGAAGCATCAGCAGTTGCAATTCAGTCTATTGACATTCAGTTATTTCGCGTTGAATCCATTCTTCACGGGGAGAAAATTGTGACGGAAACCTCTCTGATTCAAACAACTCAG ATAGCAGATGGAGATGTATGCCGTAAATTGGTGCTGCCTATTTATGTAATACTTCCTCGTCTTTTGACCTGTCCAACAATCTTTGCCGG TCCCTTTTCAATTGAGTTTAAAGTTGCAATTGTTATAAGCTTTCAATCAGAGCTATCTAAACTACATAAAAAGTCTGACTCAAGAACTCCAAGACTCTGG CTGGCGATGGAAACATTACCGCTTGAATTGGTTCGGACAATTTAA
- the LOC123913844 gene encoding phosphoethanolamine N-methyltransferase-like isoform X1: MANCNSEAMTQGVVVVEVKEDEREVQRSYWKEHCTDLSVESMMLDSNASNLDKEERPEVLSLLPEFEGKSVLELGAGIGRFTCELAQKAGQLLAVDFIESAIKKNENTNGHYKNVKFMCADVTSPNLHISEGSVDLIFSNWLLMYLSDEEVKKLAERMVKWLKVDGYIFFRESCFHQSGDSKRRYNPTHYREPRFYTKVFKECHISDENGNSFELSLVGCKCIGAYVRNKKNQNQICWIWQKVKSQDDRGFQRFLDSVEYNHKDILLYEHVYGQGFVSTGGLETTREIVAKLGLKQGQKVLDVGCGIGGGDFYMAENFDVEVVAIDLSINMISLAIERAIGLKYSVEFECVDCTKKSYPENTFDVIYTRDALLHIKDKPTLFRSFYKWLKPGGTLLITDYCKSVGSLSLEYTEYIRKRGYYIHDMKSYYQMLENAGFDDVIVEDQTNLFLKTLQMELNALENKKVDFIDDFCEDDYNEIVERWKAKQMRGVAGEQIWGLFIAKKK; encoded by the exons ATGGCTAACTGTAATTCTGAAGCAATGACACAAg GTGTTGTTGTTGTAGAAGTAAAAGAAGATGAACGTGAAGTACAGAGAAGTTACTGGAAAGAGCATTGTACAGATTTGTCTGTTGAGTCAATGATGCTCGATTCCAACGCCTCAAATCTCGACAAAGAAGAAAGACCAGAA GTACTCTCCCTATTACCAGAATTTGAAGGAAAATCAGTTTTAGAGCTTGGAGCAGGCATTGGAAGGTTTACATGTGAATTAGCTCAGAAAGCTGGACAATTGCTCGCAGTTGACTTCATTGAGAGTGCAATAAAGAAG AATGAAAATACCAATGGACACTACAAGAATGTCAAATTCATGTGTGCTGATGTCACATCCCCAAACTTGCATATTTCTGAAGGATCAGTTGatttaattttctcaaattgGTTACTCATGTATCTTTCAGATGAAGAG GTTAAAAAATTAGCTGAAAGAATGGTCAAATGGTTAAAAGTTGATGGATATATATTCTTTAGAGAATCTTGTTTCCACCAATCTGGAGATTCAAAGAGAAGATACAATCCAACTCACTATAGAGAACCCAGATTTTACACTAAG GTTTTTAAAGAGTGTCATATCAGTGATGAAAATGGGAACTCCTTTGAGCTCTCTCTTGTTGGCTGCAAATGCATTGGAGCATATGTTAGAAATAAGAAGAATCAAAATCag ATTTGCTGGATATGGCAAAAAGTTAAATCACAAGATGATAGAGGGTTCCAAAGGTTCTTAGATAGTGTTGAGTATAATCATAAAGATATCTTACTCTATGAACATGTTTATGGTCAAGGCTTTGTGAGCACAGGAGGACTTG AAACAACAAGGGAAATTGTGGCAAAGTTAGGACTAAAGCAAGGTCAAAAAGTACTGGATGTTGGTTGTGGTATAGGAGGAGGTGACTTTTACATGGCTGAAAATTTTGATGTTGAGGTTGTTGCCATTGACCTCTCCATAAACATGATTTCTCTAGCTATCGAACGCGCAATTGGACTCAAATATTCAGTAGAATTCGAATGTGTTGATTGCACTAAAAAATCGTATCCTGAGAACACATTCGATGTAATCTACACTCGTGACGCCTTGTTACACATAAAA GATAAACCAACATTATTCAGATCATTTTATAAGTGGTTGAAGCCTGGAGGTACACTTTTAATTACTGACTATTGCAAAAGTGTTGGAAGTCTTTCATTAGAATATACTGAGTACATAAGAAAGAGAGGATATTATATTCATGACATGAAATCATATTATCAG ATGCTTGAGAATGCTGGATTTGATGATGTCATTGTTGAGGATCAAACTAATTTG TTCTTGAAAACTCTACAAATGGAGTTAAATGCCCTTGAGAACAAGAAGGTTGATTTCATTGATGATTTCTGTGAG GATGACTACAATGAAATTGTTGAAAGATGGAAGGCTAAGCAGATGAGAGGTGTAGCTGGTGAGCAGATATGGGGCTTGTTCATTGCCAAGAAAAAATAA